The Helianthus annuus cultivar XRQ/B chromosome 11, HanXRQr2.0-SUNRISE, whole genome shotgun sequence region TGCCTGGCTTGCCTGACCGAATTGAAGTTACCAAACCTCAGGCTTCAACTTGGGGAAGAGGAGACACAAAAGAATCCACGAAGATTTTTGAACGAATGCAAGAAGCCGAGAAAGAAGCAATAGGGATTGTGGTTAATAGCTTTGAAGAGTTGGAGCCCAAATATGTTAAGGAATTTGCAAAGGCAAAAGATAAAAATGTTTGGTGTGTAGGGCCGGTTTCACTATACAACACTAGCCTCCAGGATAAAGCCGAAAGAGGAAACAAGGCTGCGATCAACGCTAAAGATTGTTTGAAATGGCTAGATTCGAAAGAGTCAGGGTCCGTGATCTACATTTGCTTAGGAAGTCTATCTTATGCTTCCACCGAACAAGCCATTGAGCTTGGGTTGGGACTCGAGTCATCGAACATACCTTTTCTTTGGGTCATCAGGCACCCAAGTGAAGAATTTGAGGAATGGCTCTCCAAAGACGGATATGAGGAAAGGGTAAAAAGTAGAGGCCTAATGGTCCGTGGTTGGGCACCGCAATTATTAATATTGTCACACCAAGCCATTGGTGGTTTTGTGACACATTGTGGATGGAACTCGACTCTAGAAGGGATTTCAGCTGGGATCCCAATGGTTACATGGCCACAATTTGCGGAACAATTTTTAAATGAACGATTTATCATAAACGTGTTGAAAATTGGTGTCAAAATTGGGATGGAGGTTCCTGTTATCTTCCACGAGCTAGATGAGTCAAAAGAGATTGTGAAGAGGGATGAAATCAAGGAAGCTATAGAATGCCTAATGAAGAATGATGAGGAAGGAGAAGCAAGAAGAAAGAGATCCAAGGAGTTTTCGGTAATGGCAAAGAGAGCAATGGAGGAAGGGGGTTCGTCTCAACGTAATATGACGTTGATGATTCAAGCTGTAACCGAAGAATTAGCCAAGAAGCCTACACTGGTTCAAGATATTGTgtagccattgtaacttgaattaTCAAATTGGATTTCCTGTTTTTCACCTCTACTTTCCCCATGCAAAAGGAACACTATAATAAGTGTTGGTCTTGGGGCATGATCTGGTAAAACATCAACTGCTTTTGAACAATGTTAAATTCCCCACAAGGCCACAACCCTTTTGATCAGCATTTCAAGTAATAACTGACACCCCTTTTGTGTATAAAGAGGCTGGTGGAAAGGAGAACAATGGTAGTGATAGATAGCCAAAACAATGTGCTTCTTTTGGTGTTAATGTTTTTGGATCAAAGGATTGTGATCAAGAATCATTTTGGGGATGTATTTCTATTCATATAAGACTCGAAAAACTTTTATCAAATACGTAAAATGGGAAAGGGGTGATCGACCTTCAAACCATTGCCATCTTTTATAACATACTAAAAGTCTAAACAAACAAACGAGTACCCAATAAACACTCACTAATAGCAACAACTATTGTTAGGGGCGGGTGAGGTGGGATAAGTCTATCTCTGAGGATAGAGATGTTGTTTCCTCTGAGACCCAAGAATTATGAAAACACCTTTTGAGTGATCGACATACTAAAAGTATAAAATGTCTAAAATATTTATGTTGCTACAAGGAAATTTGCATTGGATATATTGGGGAGAGTTCATTGGGGAACATTAAAAAAGTGGAGAATCAGGGAACACTTttgaaaatttaatttaacatgttaaaaatcaactttttctaaaaaaaatcgtcgcttttccttataaatacatgtagaaatatttttaataaaaaaactataacatataaaaaaatatttaaaaaacaatttaaaaatataacttataaa contains the following coding sequences:
- the LOC110891304 gene encoding UDP-glycosyltransferase 73E1 — protein: MASPSHPTNLHFVLFPLMTQGHLIPMVDMARILAQRGIMVTIITSPVNANRFKSVIDRAIEADLKIQVLELQLPCVEVGLPDGCENFDLLPSNAHAVNMYLAMIMLEEPAEKMLQDLCPPPSCIISDGGFPWTNDVAKKLGVPRVVFYGPGCFAFLCIHIVTNTNILDEIDSESKYFVMPGLPDRIEVTKPQASTWGRGDTKESTKIFERMQEAEKEAIGIVVNSFEELEPKYVKEFAKAKDKNVWCVGPVSLYNTSLQDKAERGNKAAINAKDCLKWLDSKESGSVIYICLGSLSYASTEQAIELGLGLESSNIPFLWVIRHPSEEFEEWLSKDGYEERVKSRGLMVRGWAPQLLILSHQAIGGFVTHCGWNSTLEGISAGIPMVTWPQFAEQFLNERFIINVLKIGVKIGMEVPVIFHELDESKEIVKRDEIKEAIECLMKNDEEGEARRKRSKEFSVMAKRAMEEGGSSQRNMTLMIQAVTEELAKKPTLVQDIV